Within the Nocardioides aurantiacus genome, the region GTGATCGGGACCCGGTCCATTCCCGAGTCGCACTCTCCGTCGCCGGTGCCGCAATCTCGATGAAGAGCAAGGATCCTCCGCGCGAGCTGATCGTCGATCGCGTTGAACCGGCGCATGGCATCTACCCATCGGGGCACCGGGGCGGGGTTGGTGTGAACCTCGTGTACAACGTCCGTTTGCAACCGCTCGCTGGCTTCGGCGTCGTACTCGTATCGCGGCATCCCGTAACGCTAGGGCTGAAGCGGCGACACGTCTTGAGTATTCGCCGGGAGGCTCGCGGGTCGCGGAAGGGGTCCGACAGGCGGCGGTAAGACACGGACGCTCTGCGTCTGGCGACGGATCGTCGCGCGGGCTGTGATCAGGGTCGGATCGTCATGCGGGGCATCACCACAGTCGGATCGTCACGCGAGGCGGCTGGATACCTCACGCGACGCAGAATTCGTTGCCCTCCGGGTCCAGCATGACGATGTGTCCGAGCGCGTCCCCGTAATGCTCCTCGCGGACGAGAGTCGCGCCGATAGCCACGAGCTCAGGCACCTTGCTGCGAATCAGCCGTTCGCGTTCCGCCATGTCCCACGGACCTTCACCGGCGACCCGGATATCGATGTGGAGCCTGTTCTTGGCGGACTTCCCTTCCGGGACACGGAGCCAACCGATGACCGGCCCTCGACCCTCAGGGTCGACGATCGATGCGCCATCAGGATCCTCGTAGCCGGGCTCCGGGACATACGCGAGAGCCGCAGACCAGAAGGCCGCCAGCCGGTGAGGGTCGGTGGCATCCCCGCCCAGGGTCCAATGCATAGCCATTGTCGCAGGCTATGGGGTGGCGCGGACGAGACATCCCGGCCGGTCTGGACGTCGCCGCCAGCCAGACCTGCCGCTGGCAGCCCCCACGAGCGCGCTGGCGGTCACGATCGCGACCGCCTCGATGGGGTCTGGGTCTGGGGCGTGATCACGCCGGCGCGGCGACCAAGGCGCTGGATGTGGGCGCGGTCGTCGACCTCGACGGCAACAACAGGCAAGTGAAGCGGACTCAGCGGCCAGGCCGAGGCCCGGGATCTCTCGCCATCATCGACGGAGCCGCACGGGGCGAAGGACTCAGTGCACCCCGTTCGCAGCACCAACGGACTGGGTGCCAGCGTCCCAGGTCGGTGTTCAAGCGAGGCCATGCTTGCCAGCAGGGTGTCAATCAGAGGCTCCTGGGGACGTCGAGGGCATGACAGGTGTCATCCTCAGGTCGTGACAGCGGGAGCATCCTCCCGGCCTGCGGGTGGAGCAAGGTGGTCCTCATGAGCGTCCCCGCTGTCCTGCTGCAGGATCTCCGCAAGACCTTTGCCGCGTCGGGCGGGACCGTCACCGCGGTCGACGGCGTAGACGTGGAGATCGGGGCCGGCGAGGTCGTCGCCCTGCTCGGGCCGAACGGCGCCGGCAAGACCACGACCCTGGACGTGGTGCTGGGGCTGGCGGCCCCGACGAGCGGCCACGCCGAGGTGCTCGGTCTGCCGCCGCGCCAGGCCGTGTTGGACGGGCGGGTCGCCGCGGTCCTGCAGACCGGTGGCCTGCTCCGCGACCTGACCGTGAGCGAGACCGTCGAGCTGGTGGCCTCGACGTATGCCCGCCCCGCCCCCGTCGCCGAGGTCATGGCCCGGGCGGGCGTGGCCGACCTCGCCGGCCGGCTGGTGTCGCGGTGCAGCGGCGGGGAGCAGCAACGGCTCCGCTTCGCCCTCGCCCTGCTGCCCGACCCCGAGCTGCTGGTGCTGGACGAGCCCACGGCCGGGATGGACGTCACCGGGCGACGCGAGTTCTGGGCCACCATGCACGCCGACAGCGGCCGCGGTCGCACGGTCGTCTTCGCCACGCACTACCTCGAGGAGGCCGACGACTTCGCCGACCGGATCGTCCTCGTCGCGGCCGGCCGGGTCGTCGCCGACGGGCCCACCGCGGAGATCCGGGCCATGGCCACGGGTCGGGTCGTGCACGCCGACCTCCCACCCGGCCTGGACGCAGTCGCGGCCGCGGACGTCGTACGACGTCTGGAGCGGTTGCCCGGGGTCGGCAGCGCGCGGTTGCAGGCCGGGAGGCTCGAGGTGCGCAGCGCCGACTCCGACCTCGTGGCGCGGGTGCTGCTGACCGAGCTCGGGGGGCGCAACCTCGAGGTCGCCACGGGCAGCCTCGAGGACGCCTTCGTGCAGCTCACTGCGTCCACGCCAGCCACCTCGGCCACCGCAGCACCGGAGGCAGCTCGATGACGACCACCACCACCACCACCACCACCACGACCCCACGGGCCGCCGGGCTGCTCAACCCGACCTTGCTGCGGCTGGAGCTGCGGCGGCTCTCCCGCGACCGCGCCACCATCTTCTTCACCGCGGTGCTCCC harbors:
- a CDS encoding VOC family protein, yielding MHWTLGGDATDPHRLAAFWSAALAYVPEPGYEDPDGASIVDPEGRGPVIGWLRVPEGKSAKNRLHIDIRVAGEGPWDMAERERLIRSKVPELVAIGATLVREEHYGDALGHIVMLDPEGNEFCVA
- a CDS encoding ABC transporter ATP-binding protein, which gives rise to MSVPAVLLQDLRKTFAASGGTVTAVDGVDVEIGAGEVVALLGPNGAGKTTTLDVVLGLAAPTSGHAEVLGLPPRQAVLDGRVAAVLQTGGLLRDLTVSETVELVASTYARPAPVAEVMARAGVADLAGRLVSRCSGGEQQRLRFALALLPDPELLVLDEPTAGMDVTGRREFWATMHADSGRGRTVVFATHYLEEADDFADRIVLVAAGRVVADGPTAEIRAMATGRVVHADLPPGLDAVAAADVVRRLERLPGVGSARLQAGRLEVRSADSDLVARVLLTELGGRNLEVATGSLEDAFVQLTASTPATSATAAPEAAR